A genomic region of Plasmodium malariae genome assembly, chromosome: 14 contains the following coding sequences:
- the EIF4G gene encoding eukaryotic translation initation factor 4 gamma, putative, whose protein sequence is MSCIDVKQENIQDIEKNVNEAKDFAKDVNKKKGNSHHMKRFNKPAQSNNTSKTYKLQGSTSMNTNNNSHKNSSSQNNSSNNNNNSSSNNNNINNNNNINNNNSNNNNNTSNNNNTSNNNNSSHNNNSNNNNNDEVVDKEWNKLRSGSNQTFRNTIKSIESDNFSSVNKKDSSMDQGNWRFKKERNSTNFRNNNNHNTNEMNSNMNGTEFTKNNYNKSPSRSNSSKYNFNRPFKHSHSNNSNSNHNSNSKNTKGNNSSMENSKSIESNAKGMNKNFNYSSSALTNSVNNVDLENYTNNEVILNNQNHQKNTSQNNYNNSSGNMNNSFNNMNNKPFYKNSNRNNKFYKSNSNQNNDGTNNYSNNIEYKEKKKSINNYKNHYKNHNYKNDGNASNIRNRKTNTDENMNRNNSIDFNVNTNYNISQAKFTEQREGAADNNSNNNSNNNNSNSNNNYQSNDAHFTGQMTIPNNTSSQTYLKQKYDNNNAMKSEDFNRSDSPVSAKGDTGKYHGSYLNQNDITNSSINVNNNKNSNISRNHGRSYNNSKMGLSQVQNSVFTNYNNQNKQSNMYININNEGSNRNRLDFFNSTNSSNKFTDRNKNNDDINNNSYVKRGNNYIDESYYMNSEMNASFRSSGESRNSSNTNRIKNNNDSSNYMKRECTSVNNYYIKNIDKQNSHSYSTYDNSPNVNTNESFNDHSDFMNKTPVFSNTNMKMCDNTNINFNNNNNSNNNNSNNNNNNNNNNNNNNNNNNNNNNNNNNNYNNNNNSANFMNRDSAQSSHNSVSLINTNNNNSNINNDCINNNSINSNIINSNIINSNIINNNSNNNSNNNNSNNNEEEDDNDDWGELGEDKYIDINSIIKKKNVILNQLEADLSSLPKKGQDNKNKKKIKSKKERDNLHSLLLEVNAIPQGDKKKNKKNKNKNTKSSKKENEPNGKEASNYSNSNILLNQKKGGISSFETDSKLTEQKTNTYSEIDIRTNEENNLAEEKTNETGTDNNINNNRNSSSNNKVRKADDCKNEALQINEKKEQGEKPAKAIYVFKKKENMSPLEYMERQIKSLLNKLTVENFPIITEKLCQIMDSRVNTDEIQTVVNQVINKAVLEHDWSEMYADVCQALKWRSPNFEMKKKTSFEIALLKKIQEEYENLPSTFESTMKEKLKNDENEEELSFVEQKQKKRLFGIVKLIGELFQRQIVSISIVISIAHDLLIAYEDPKEYCIEAFLQLIYSTGFFIDKMEKYRNILDTWFGRLKELQRKKMYSKRIKFVIQDVFDLRLSEWRKKTHKDTAKGLNELRSQLETEEMMGGSIHLAQLGNIVIVGERHNIRNNESYSKYMQEQERLSKANQKK, encoded by the exons atgagttgTATTGATGTGAAGCAGGAAAATATACaagatattgaaaaaaacgtaaatgaa GCAAAAGATTTTGCAAAAGacgtaaataaaaaaaaaggaaacagTCATCATATGAAGAG ATTTAACAAGCCAGCACAAAGTAACAACACGTCGAAAACGTACAAACTGCAAGGATCTACTAGCatgaatacaaataataatagccataaaaatagtagcagtcaaaataatagcagtaataataataataacagctctagtaataataacaacattaataataacaacaacattaataataacaacagcaataataataacaacactagtaataataacaacactagtaataataacaacagtAGTCATAATAACaacagcaataataataataatgatgaagtCGTAGATAAGGAATGGAATAAATTGAGAAGCGGGTCTAATCAAACTTTTAGAAATACAATTAAGTCCATTGAAAGTGACAACTTTTCATCTGTCAATAAAAAGGATAGTTCAATGGATCAAGGAAATTGGAGattcaaaaaagaaagaaattcAACGAATTTtagaaacaataataatcatAACACGAATGAAATGAACTCAAATATGAATGGTACagaatttacaaaaaataattacaataaaagTCCGAGCAGATCAAATAGctcaaaatataattttaataggCCATTTAAACATAGCCATAGTAACAACAGTAATAGCAACcacaatagtaatagtaaaaaCACAAAGGGGAATAATTCTAGTATGGAAAATTCCAAATCCATTGAATCAAATGCCAAAGGaatgaacaaaaattttaattatagtaGTAGTGCTCTAACGAACAGTGTGAATAATGTGGATTTAGAGAACTATACAAATAATGAAGTTATTTTGAATAATCAAAATCATCAAAAAAATACTAGTCagaataattacaataattcTAGCggaaatatgaataatagtTTCAACAACATGAATAATAAaccattttataaaaattcaaatcgaaataataaattttataaatctaATAGTAATCAAAATAATGATGGTACAAACAATTACAGCAATAATATAGAGTATaaggaaaagaagaaaagtattaataattataagaatcattataaaaatcataattataaaaatgatggGAATGCAAGTAATATTCGGAACAGAAAAACAAATACTgatgaaaatatgaatagAAACAACTCAATTGATTTTAATGTGAacacaaattataatatttcccAAGCGAAGTTTACGGAGCAAAGGGAAGGTGCAGCagataataatagtaataataatagtaataataataatagtaatagtaataataactatCAGAGCAATGATGCGCATTTCACGGGACAGATGACCATACCAAATAATACAAGTAGTCAAACTTATCTTAAACAGAAGTATGATAATAACAATGCCATGAAAAGTGAGGATTTTAACAGAAGCGATTCACCTGTCAGTGCGAAGGGGGATACGGGCAAGTACCACGGTAGTTACTTGAACCAAAATGATATAACTAACAGTAGTATAAATGtcaacaataataaaaacagtaATATTAGCCGTAATCATGGCCGttcttataataatagtaaaatggGTTTATCACAGGTACAAAATTCTGTGTTCACGAATTATAACAATCAAAATAAGCAGAGCAACATGTACatcaatataaataatgaggGATCCAATAGAAATAGGTTAGATTTTTTTAACAGTACAAATTCAAGCAATAAATTTACAGATAGAAACAAAAACAACGATGATATAAACAATAATTCTTATGTTAAACGAGGAAATAATTACATAGATGAAAGTTATTACATGAATTCCGAAATGAATGCTAGTTTTAGAAGCAGCGGAGAATCACGTAATTCAAGTAATAcgaatagaataaaaaataataatgatagttcaaattatatgaaaagagAATGTACAAgtgtaaataattattacataaaaaatattgataagCAAAATAGCCATAGTTATAGTACATATGACAACTCACCAAATGTAAATACAAATGAGAGTTTTAATGATCACTCTGATTTTATGAACAAGACACCTGTATTTAGTAATACAAACATGAAGATGTGTGATAATACcaacataaattttaataataataataatagtaacaataataatagtaacaataataataacaataataataataataataataataataataataataataataataataataataataataataattataataataataataatagtgcaaattttatgaacagGGATAGTGCCCAAAGTAGCCATAATAGTGTAAGTTTGATTaacacaaataataataatagcaatattaataatgacTGTATTAACAATAACAGTATTAACAGTAACATCATTAACAGTAACATCATTAACAGTAACATCATTAACAACAACAGCAATAACAACAGCAATAACAACAACAGCAATAACAATGAGGAGGAAGATGATAACGACGATTGGGGAGAATTAGGTGAAGACAAGTACATTGACATAAAttcaataattaaaaaaaagaatgttaTTCTGAATCAACTAGAAGCGGATTTAAGTAGTCTTCCTAAAAAAGGTCaagataacaaaaataaaaaaaaaataaagtccaaaaaagaaagagacAATTTGCATTCATTATTACTTGAGGTGAATGCAATACCACAGGgagataaaaagaaaaacaaaaaaaataaaaataaaaatactaaaagtagtaaaaaagaaaatgaaccAAATGGGAAGGAAGCAAGTAACTAtagcaatagtaatattttgttGAATCAGAAAAAAGGAGGGATAAGTTCTTTTGAAACCGATAGTAAACTTACAGAACAAAAGACTAACACGTATAGCGAAATTGATATAAGAACAAACGAAGAGAATAATTTAGCAGAGGAAAAAACGAATGAAACTGGCAcagataataatattaataataataggaatagtagtagtaataataaagtaaGAAAAGCGGACGATTGTAAAAACGAAGCATTGCAGATTaacgaaaaaaaggaacaaggTGAAAAACCTGCTAAGgctatttatgtttttaaaaaaaaggagaatatGTCCCCACTTGAATATATGGAAAgacaaataaaaagtttGCTTAATAAATTAACTGTTGAAAATTTTCCTATTATAACAGAAAAGTTATGCCAAATTATGGACTCGCGTGTCAACACTGATGAAATTCAAACCGTGGTAAATCAAGTTATTAATAAGGCCGTCCTGGAACATGACTGGTCAGAGATGTACGCGGATGTTTGTCAG GCTCTGAAGTGGAGATCGCCAAATTTcgaaatgaagaaaaaaacgTCGTTCGAAATtgcattattaaaaaagattcAGGAAGAATATGAGAACCTACCAAGTACATTTGAATCTACcatgaaagaaaaattaaaaaatgatgaaaatgaagaGGAGTTAAGTTTTGTtgaacaaaaacaaaaaaaaagattatttgGAATAGTCAAATTAATAGGTGAATTATTTCAAAGGCAAATTGTGTCTATTTCAATTGTTATAAGTATAGCACACGATTTACTAATAGCATATGAGGATCCAAAAGAATACTGTATTGAGGCATTTCTTCAACTTATATATTCAACTGGATTTTTTATTGATAAGATGGAAAagtatagaaatatattagataCTTGGTTTGGTAGattaaaagaattacaaaggaagaaaatgtattcgaaaagaattaaatttgTTATACAGGATGTGTTTGATTTAAGATTATCTGAATGGAGAAAGAAAACACATAAAGATACAGCCAAAGGATTAAATGAATTAAGATCACAACTAGAAACAGAGGAAATGATGGGTGGATCTATTCATTTAGCTCAGTTAGGAAATATTGTTATTGTAGGTGAAAGACataatattagaaataatgaaTCTTATTCCAAGTATATGCAAGAACAGGAGCGATTGAGTAAAGCTAAtcaaaaaaagtaa
- the PmUG01_14029700 gene encoding ubiquitin-like protein nedd8 homologue, putative, which translates to MQILVKTLTGKRQSFNFEPSSTVYQIKMAIEEREGIDAKQIRLIYSGKQMHDEMKLSDYKVVPGSTIHMILQLRGGKY; encoded by the exons ATGCAAATATTAGTAAAAACGTTAACTGGAAAAAGACAGTCATTTAATTTCGAACCCTCAAGTACTGTTTATCAAATAAAGATGGCTATTGAGGAAAGAGAAGGAATAGATGCGAAACAAATAAGGCTTATTTATTCAG gaAAACAAATGCATGATGAGATGAAGTTAAGCGATTACAAGGTTGTACCCGGTTCAACCATTCATATGATTTTACAACTACGAGGAGGaaaatactaa